In Shewanella sp. MR-4, the genomic stretch TACGGGCAACATTGTCGGGGTGGCAACCGCGATTAAGATGGGCGGCCCAGGGGCATTATTTTGGATGTGGCTGGCGGCCTTCTTTGGCATGGCGACCAAATATGCCGAATGTATGTTGGCGGTAAAATACCGCACTACCGATGCGCGCGGACAAATTGCGGGCGGCCCTATGTATTATATCGAGCGGGGTTTGGGCATACATTGGATGGCGAAGTTGTTTGCCCTGTTTGGTGTAGGGGTGGCATTTTTCGGTATTGGTACTTTCGCCCAAGTGAATGCGATTAGCGATGCCCTGACCATTGCCTTTGAGGTGCCCACTTGGGCCACGGCATCGGTGCTCACCTTGTTAGTTGCGGCGGTGACCTTAGGTGGGGTTAAGCGTATTTCTAACGTGGCGCAAAAGTTAGTGCCAGCGATGTCAATTGGTTATGTGCTGGCTTGTGTGTGGATTTTAGCGAGTTTTGCGGAATCGATTTTACCCGCCTTGCAATTAGTGGTGGAGTCGGCCTTTACACCTGTCTCGGCGGCGGGGGGATTCTTAGGTGCAACTGTGGCGCAGGCGATTCAAATGGGGATTGCCCGCGGGGTGTTTTCCAACGAGTCGGGCCTCGGTAGCGCCCCAATCGCTGCCGCGGCGGCAAAAACCAATGAGCCGGTCGAGCAGGGTTTAGTCAGCATGACGGGCACCTTTTTCGATACCATCATCATCTGCACTATGACGGGACTGGTACTGATTATCACCGGAGTCTGGAGCGGTGATACTGCAGGCGCTGCCATGACCAGCGCGGCCTTCAGCCTAGGCGGCTCGGCAGTCGTTGGTCAGTATTTAGTGACTATCGCCTTAGTCTGCTTTGCATTCACCACTATTTTAGGCTGGCACTACTATGGCGAGCGCTGCTGGTACTATTTAGTGGGTGAGCGTGGGCTGCGTGCCTATCAAATCCTATTTTTAGGTTTGATTGCCGTGGGGGCTTTTATCAAGCTGGATGTGATCTGGTTACTGGCCGATACGGTAAACGGTTTAATGGCGATACCTAACCTGATCGCGATAATTGGACTTAGGCACGTTATCATCGCTGAAACTCAAAGTTATTTTGTTCGGGCACTCTCAAACCGTACACTAGACCCAATTTATTAATGTTGTGAAAACAATATATTAGTTCACATTATTTTAACTTTGAGATTGTCGATACCGCGTTCTTCGTTTACTTTATAAGAGCTACCCCAAAATGGGGAGACTTAACACGGGTACTTTGAGGCGACGCCATGGACAAAAGTAAACTTCGTACTTTTCGCAGCAAGATCTTATCCCATATTGCGCTGCCATTGATTCTAATCATGGCAGCCGTTTATGGTATTAATGCTTGGTTTAATTATCTTTCTGCCGAGAGCAAGCTTTACGATTCCTTAGCTCAGGCATCCAACCATTCCGCCTATCGCCTACAACTGCTACTCGAGCATGCGCAGATCAATACTCAAGGAATGGCGGATTTTATTGGGTTTATCACCAATAAAGAAGACATCAGTAACAGCGAGAAAATCAAACGGATACTCACCAATCGCCTCGAACGCAACCCCGATTTTTACGGCTCTGCCGTTGCCTTTAAGCCATACACTTTTGCAAATAAAAAACTCTTTTCTCCCTATGTTTTCCGTGATGGTGATGACTTCCATTACTTAGATATTGGCGCCGAAGGCTATGACTACACAGACGGCTCTTGGGATTGGTGGTCTAAGGCGATTAATCAAGCGGGAGGATATTGGTCTAAGGTTTACTTTGATGAAGGAGCCGGCAACACCTTAATGGTGACCTATTCTGTCCCCTTTGGTCCTGAAAATGCTTACTTTGGGGTAGCGACTGTCGATTTAGCCCTAAATCAATTACCCGAGCAGCTAGGTGTGTCACCGAGTCAGTTAGTGGTGCTCGATGATCAAGGACGGCTCATCTTCCACAGCGATAAAGAAAAAGTGCTCGCGATGACTTCGGCCGAATGGCTAGATAGGAATACTCGTCAGAATAAAGACTTTTGGGCGCTATTGGATAAGGGGGTGAATGGCCAAGCACGGTTTGTGGATGACAAGAACCTAGTCTACCTCGCCAGCGTTGCATCGGTCGCTAAGCATAAGTGGCGCGTGATTGTCATGGTGCCCGAGCAACAACTATTGTCTACGCTATTGGATGATATGGCCTCCGTGGTACTCAACCTCAGTTTACTGACGCTGCTGCTGATATTGACCTGCTATATCGCCGCGAAACGTCTGACGAGGCCGCTTGAAATGCTGGAGTCTGGTATTTTGGCCTTCGGTCAGGGGAAAACTCAACAATTAGCGATCCCTAACGGAGCCGTCAGTGAAATAGTCACCTTAAGCAGCACCTTTAATCAGATGGCGGAACTCCTCGCCGAACGTGAACAGGCGATTTTAGATTCCCGTGGAAATCGCTTTGCACGGTTAATCGACGGTATGAGTGATAAGTCATTCTACTGCTCGCTCGACGCTTCAGGGCAGCTGGCTCAGGTGAGTGAGGGGGTTACTAAGGTCTTAGGTATGTCGCCTGAGCTACTCAAGCGCAAGTATCAAAGATTATTTACCGCCAATCCCTTAAATGAAAAGAATTGGGAATATACAGACTTGGCCCTCAAGGGACAAAACGTACCCTCTCATCAAGTGGAATTACTCGATGCGGGTGGTCATCCGCGCAGGCTCGATCTCTTTATGCAGCCCCTAGTCTCAGATACGGGCGAGCTGATGTCGGTAGAGATGTTATTTACCGATGTGACAGAGCAGTTCTCCGCCGCGGCTTGGTCTAATGCCGTGCTCGAAGCGGCACCAGAGGCCATGTTAATCGTGGACCAAATGGGATTAATTGTCTTCAGCAATACTCGCTGCCAAATTCTCTTCGGTTACGAAGCCAGCGCAATGTTAGGGCTGCAGGTCGAATCATTATTGCCAGAAGCATTGCGTAGTAACCATGCCCGCGATCGCCTGCAATTTTTGCGTGAAGGGCGCGATCGCCCCATGGCCAATGCAAAGCATGTGCGGGCGCTCAAAGCCGATGGCGGGGAGTTTGTCGCCGAAATCGCCTTGAGTATTTTACCTGCCGATAACGAGGGGCGTCGCCAAGTGGCGGCTTCGATTCGGGATATGACCCAGAAGTTAGCCGTCGAGCAGAAAATTCGTGACAGCGAATTAAGGTTCCGCGGTCTGGTGACGAATATTCCCGGCGCCGTCTATCGTACCCGCATAGGCGATGTGTGGGTGATGGAATATGTCAGTGAAAACATTGCTGATATTACAGGTTATGCCGCAAGCCAGTTTATTGAGAATCGTCAACGCACCTTTGAATCGCTGATCTTGGAAGAAGATCGTGCCCTGTGCCATCAACATATCGATAGGGCGCTGGCGCAGCAGGAAACCTTTGAAGTGGAATACCGCATTCGCCATCGCGACGGCAGTGTGCGTTGGGTACATGAAAAGGGCAAGGCGAGTTATACCGATGAGGGCTTCCCGCTGTGGTTCGATGGCAGTATCGATGATATTACCGAGAGTAAGCTGGCTCTGGTCGAGCTTGAGAGTTCACGTCAGCAATTAACCAATATTACAGAGTCGATCCCTTGTACTGTGTATCAGTTGCGCTGGATTTCACCTGTCGATCGCACCTTTACCTTCTTATCTGGCGCGGCGTATCACATGCTTGGCTTACATCGCGATGATTTACTTAAAGATTTCAATATCATTGCCGAGCGGATTTTTGATGAAGAACGCTCAGAGGTTGTGCGTGCCTTAGCGGGCAAGAGTGAGGATAAATTGCAGTGGGTGCGTGAGTTCCGTTATCGCCACCCTAATGGCAGCACCCGTTGGATGGAGGCGGGAGCCAGCGGTCATATTTGCGATGATGGCGCCATTATCTGGAATGGCTATGTGATGGATATTACCGAACGCAAAGCCATGGAAGAAGAGCTTGCAGTGAGTGAAGCGCACTTTAAGGCATTGTTTGATGGCTCCACCATTGGCATTGTGAACATCGATGCTAAAGGGGTAATCCTCGATTGTAACGACCAATATTGTGAAGACATGGGCCAGTCCCGTGAGTCACTCTGCGGCATGTCGATTTTCGAGGTTTTAAGCCTACAGGATAAAGAAACCGCCAAGGCGCAGTTTAAGGAACTGGCGGAGGGCCGAGTCGATCATTATCGCGGTGAGCGAAGCTTTATTCGCCCCAATGGTGAACCGCTGTGGATGACGGTCAATGTGTCGGCACTCTTCGATAGCCAGAAACGGTTTGAATCGGCCGTGGTCAGTATGGTCGATATGACGGAGTTAAAACTGCTGTCTGACGAGCTGTTAGTCGCGAAGGAAGAGGCGGATGCAGCGAGTAAAGCCAAGGGTGACTTCCTCGCCAACATGTCCCACGAAATCCGTACGCCAATGAATGCGATTATCGGTATGTCGCAGCTTTGTTTGCAGACGGAACTCGATAAGAAGCAGAAAAATTATGTGGAGAAAATTGAGCGCGCCTCAAAATCCTTGCTCTCCATCATTAACGACATCCTCGACTTCTCCAAAATTGAAGCCGGTAAGTTAGATATCGAATCGGTTCCCTTCCAGCTCGATACTATGCTGGAAGATCTCAGCGATATGTTCTCCGAGAAAGCGGCCCATAAACAGCTTGAACTGTTGTTTGCAGTGGCGCCGAATGTGCCTAGGCACCTGTTTGGCGATTCGCTACGCCTTGGGCAAGTGCTGATCAACTTGATGAACAACGCAATTAAGTTTACCGAGCGGGGCGAAGTGTTGTTATCGCTCAACTTGGTTGAGCAGCAAAATGATGATGTGGTGCTGCGCTTTAGTGTGCGCGACAGCGGTATCGGCTTAACCGCCGAGCAGCAGGCCAAACTGTTTAAATCCTTCAGTCAGGCCGACACCTCGACCACCCGTAAATATGGTGGCACAGGCTTAGGGTTGGCGATTTGTAAGCAGTTAGTCGAACTGATGGGCGGCACTATTGGGGTTGAAAGCCAGTTCGGCCACGGCAGTACCTTCTACTTTACCGTTAAGTTGCAGATTTCTAGCGGTCAAAAGCTGACGGTTGCGCAAGAACTCGAAGGTATGTCAATTCTGGTTGCCGATGATAATGCCACCGCCCGTGACATCATGCGCACCACATTAGAGAGCATGGGCTTTAGGGTGGATACGGTGCGCTCCGGTGAAGAGGCTGTAACGCGTTGTAGCCAGCAGGAATATGCCGTCGCCCTGATCGACTGGAAAATGCCGAATCTTGACGGAATAGAAACGGCTAAGCAAATCAAACAATTGGCGAAGAACGCACCGCGGATCTTGATGGTGTCGGCCCATGCTACCCAAGAGTTCTTAAGCCAAATTGAAGCGTTGGGCTTGGCGGGCTATATCAGTAAACCCATCAGTGCCTCGCGGTTGCTCGATGGTATTATGAATTCCCTTGGTCGAGCTGGCGTCCTGCCTGTCAGACGTAACAGTGAGAGCATAGATCCTAAACTCCTGCTGCCGCTTAAGGGCAAACGTATCCTCTTGGTGGAGGATAACGAGATGAACCTTGAGGTGGCCACCGAGTTTTTAGAGCAAGTGGGGATTATCTTATCCATCGCCACCAACGGTCAGATAGCGCTCGATAAGCTGGCGCAGCAGAGCTTCGATCTGGTGTTGATGGATTGCCAGATGCCAGTGATGGACGGTTATCAGGCCACTCAGGCGATTAGAAAACGGCCAGAACTTGCCGAGTTGCCCGTGATTGCGATGACGGCTAATGCGATGGCGGGTGATAAGGAAATGTGTTTAAAAGCAGGGATGAATGACCATATCGCTAAGCCGATAGAGGTCAACTTGCTGTATCAAACCCTGCTTAAATACTTAGGTGCCGGTGTGCTACCGACCGAAGCTGCTTCTCCTAATCAATTGGTTGAAATCCCCGTTAAACCTATCAATCTGGATTCAAAGTCCGTCGTAAAATGGCCTGAACATCCGGAATTAGATATCGATAGGGGGTTACAGTTAGTTCAAAACTCAACCCGCCTTTATCAGCGGATATTTGATCGTTTTGTGACCAGTCAACGTAATGTGGTTGAGTTGATTAATAAAGCGCTCGCCAACGACAAGCGTGACGATGCCGTGCGGATGGCGCATACCTTAAAGGGGCTAGCGGGTAACTTAAGTTCCAGCAAGCTGGTGGAATTGGCGCGTCAACTGGAGCTGCACCTCAGCGAAAAGACGGAATACCAGACGGAGTTGGACCAAATCCAAGTCTTAGTCGCGTCGATTTGTGAAGCCATTGAGCGGGTTAACCCTCAGTTTGAAGAGCCAACTCAATCGGCGACAGAGCACTTGTCCCAGGAGGCGCTGGTGAGTGCCTTAAACCAATTGCGTCAAAGCTTGGAGGATGCCGATTCCGATGCGGTGACACAAATTGATGCATTAAAACCCCAAGTGAGTAGCAAGTTATGGCAGCAACTCAGCCCTGCGCTGACTATGATTAATCAGTATCAGTTCGATGAAGCGGTGGATTTGATTGATGAAGTGCTTGCGGAATTAGCATGAAGACCGGTCAATTGAAGAACGGTAGTTGACCATAAATAAAGCCACAGGATAAGGTGAAAGCGTTGATGGATAAGGCAACAATATTGGTCGTCGATGATACCCCGGAAAATATCGATATTTTAGTGGGCATACTCGGTGAGGATTATAAGGTCAAGGTGGCGATTGATGGACCAAGAGCACTCGCCCTTGTCGCCAAAACCCTACCGGATTTGATTTTACTCGACGTGATGATGCCCGGCATGAATGGTTATGAGGTGTGTAAGCTGCTTAAGCAGGAACCTCTAACTTGCCATATACCAGTGATTTTTGTGACCGCATTGTCTGAGGTGGCCGATGAGACCCAAGGGTTTGAATTAGGTGCCGTCGATTACATCACTAAGCCTGTTAGCGCCCCCGTGGTTAAAGCGCGGGTACGAACCCACCTCGCACTTTACGATCAAAAGCGCCTACTAGAGCAACAGGTGAAAGAGCGTACTCAAGAGCTTGAAGAAACCCGCTTCGAAATTATCCGTCGTTTAGGCCGCGCCGCCGAATACAAAGACAACGAAACGGGCCTGCACGTGGTGCGTATGAGCCATTATGCACGGCTGCTGGCCGTGAAATTAGGCTTGCCTAGCACCTTCTGTGAGCTGTTGTATAACGCCGCGCCCATGCATGACATCGGGAAAATCGGCACGCCCGATGCGGTGCTGAAAAAGCCCGGTAAGCTCGATGCCGATGAGTGGGAAATCATGCAACAACATGCCGCCATTGGCGCCGAGATCATTGGCGAACATGGCGATCCACTGCTGCAAATGGCGCGGCGCATCGCCTTAACCCACCACGAAAAATGGGACGGTTCGGGTTATCCCAATGGCTTATCGGGGGAGAATATTCCCATCGAGGGGCGGATAGTCGCGATAGCGGACGTTTTCGATGCGTTAACATCTCAGCGGCCTTACAAGGAGCCTTGGACCATTGAAGCCACGGTGGAGTTGCTCGAAAGCCAAGCGGGCAAACACTTTGACCCTAAGCTGGTGGACGAGTTTAAGCAAATTCTGCCCGAGGTGATTGCGATTCGAGATACTTATCTCGAACATTAAAAAAGAAAAGGCGCCTAAGGCGCCTTTTTTAACTCAAACTCTTATTAGCTTAATAACCGCAAACTATTCCTCTTCGAGCGAGTAGGGCAGCGCTTGGATCCCTAAGCTGGATTGCTCGTCATCAGCGAAACGCAGCTTGGCATTATTCTGGGTATCGTTTGCGAGCACGGCGGTCAGTAACACTTGATTGCCACGCTGCACGAACTCAATAATTTGTCCGCCCTTGCGGTAGCCATCTTCTAATGCAATCTCGATAACGCTTTCTAAATTAATCGTTAATGCTGTGGTGCCCTGAAGAATATAGAGTGCGCGCTTGTTACCACCACGGTATTTCATCCGGGCAACGGTTTCTTGGCCCATGTAGCAGCCTTTGTTAAAGCTAATGCCGTTGATCGCCTGTAGATTACACATCTGCGGAACATACTGATTGGCATGGCTTGGTGCTAGGTTAGGGTAACCTGCGGTGATTTCTAACGCTTGCCAAGCGCTGGCATCAAAGACTGTGTGCTCGCCCACTAAGGCCGTTGCCGCTTCTGGCTGTAGCACCAGAATAAAACGGTCTGCATCCTTTAGGATGGCGCCATGTTCAACCAGTGTGAGTTCTTCAGTGATTTCACCGAAGTGTTGAGTCACAAACGGCACTGCTTGTTCGCCCGCCACACCGAGTAAGGTCCACTCGTCAGAGGCATTGCTCAGTGTCGCCTTACTAAATACCGCATATTTTTGCAGTTGCGGCAGGTCTAGCTCTAGGGTGTCCTTTGGCATCAGCATCAACAGCACATCTTGGATGGCGAAGGTGCGGAAGCTGGCGAGCATCTTACCCTTAGGGTCGCAATGTGCGCCCCAGCGCCATTGGTTGGCTTCGAGTGAGCTGATATCCGTGGTGACTTGGCCATGGATAAAACTGCGACCCTGTTCGCCGACCACTTTGATGAGGCCGAGGTGGGATAGGTTGGCGAGCATAAGTGGAGGCATTGAGGCGTCCAGATCCCAAGTGGGTGTCGAAACTGCAATAGTCATAGCGGAGATCCTGAAAATGAAGACGATGCAAGAGGCTAGATTGTAGCGGAATTAAGCGGCGCTCAAAAGCATAAGGCGCACATATCTTGAATGAAATGTGCGCCTTATAAATACACTCAAGCTGAGTGCGAAAAGCCTTAGAACAATACGCGGGTGCGCAGAGTGCCTTCAATGGCCTTAAGTTCGACCAGTGCTTCCTCGGCTTGGTGAGTATCGACTTCCATCACCACATAACCGATTTCAGCAGTGGTTTGCAGATACTGAGCGGCAATGTTGATGCCTTTTTCAGAGAAAGCTTTGTTGATTTTGATCAGCACGCCAGGACGGTTTTGGTGAATGTGCAGCAAGCGCGAAATGCCTTTGTGCATTGGCAGCGACACTTCAGGGAAGTTAACCGCAGAAACGGTCGAACCGTTATCTGAGTATTTGGCTAACTTACCAGCCACTTCGATACCGATATTTTCTTGGGCTTCAGCAGTACTGCCGCCCACGTGCGGGGTCAATAGCACATTGTCTAAGCCACGTAATGGGCTGATAAATTCATCATCATTCGATTGTGGCTCGACAGGGAATACGTCGATTGCCGCGCCCGCAAGGTGACGCTCTTTAAGGGCAACCGTCAGGGCATCGATATCAACCACAGTGCCGCGTGAGGCGTTGATGAAGATGCTGCCTTTACGCATGGCTGCAAATTCTGCTGCGCTGATCATATCTTTAGTTTGCGCTGTCTCAGGGACGTGTAAGCTCACCACATCGGACTGTGCCAGTAATTGTTCCATCGAATGGATTTGCTGAGCGTTACCTAATGGCAGTTTGTCTTCGATATCGAAAAACACCACGCGCATACCTAAGGTTTCAGCCAAGATCCCTAGCTGAGTACCAATATGGCCATAACCTATCACACCTAAGGTTTTGCCACGGACTTCGTAACTGCCTGCGGCTGTCTTCATCCAGCCACCACGGTGGGCAATCGCATTACGCTCAGGAATGCCGCGCATCAACATGATGATTTCGCCTAATACCAGTTCAGCTACGCTGCGGGTATTAGAAAACGGTGCGTTAAATACCGGGATACCGAGCAATTCGGCGGTCGCCAGATCCACCTGGTTAGTGCCGATACAGAAACAACCAATCGCAATCAGTTTTTCGGCACGTTTTAACACGTCAGCGGTCAATTGGGTACGGGAACGAATACCAACAAAGTGAGCATCTTTGATGGACTCGAGCAGGGCTTCATCACCTAAGGAGGCTTTGTGATACTCGATATTGGTGTATCCAGCACGTTCAAATACATCGACCGCAGATTGGTGGACGCCTTCCAACAACAGGATCTTGATCTTATCCTTGTCCAGCGAATGTTTCGCCATGATATGGGTACCCTCTAATTAATTGAAATGGTTCAGTGTGATATGCTGACAGCCTTGGACCTCCAAAGTAGCACTTTTTTTGCTCACTGTGGAGGGCTAGATGGCTAAAGTTAATATTCTAGAATTAGAACAATATCGCATAAGAGGAAGGAACATTGAATAACAAAATTGCTTGGTGCGGTATTTACCTCTCAGTTTTAATATGGTCGGCGATAAAACCCGCAGATCCATTCACTTGGTGGCTCGAAGCCTTGCCCGCATTAGTGGCCGTGCCCTTACTCTTTTTTACCCGCAAGCGTTTCCCGCTGACGCCCTTAGTGTATTTTTTGGTACTGGTACATTGCTGTGTGTTGTTTGTTGGCGCGCACTATACCTACGCCGAAGTGCCGCTGTTTGACACTATTGCCCAGTGGATGGGCAGCGAGCGCAATAACTACGACAAGGTTGGGCATTTTGCTCAAGGCTTTATTCCTGCCATGCTAGCCCGTGAGATTATGTTACGTAATCAAGCTGTTAAGCCTGGTGCTTGGTGTGCCTTTTTAGTCACCTGCTTTGTGTTGGCCTTTAGTGCCTTCTATGAACTGATTGAATGGTGGGTGGCCGCTGCAACTGGCGAAGGCGCCGAGGCCTTCTTAGGCACTCAGGGTTATGTGTGGGACACGCAATCGGATATGTTTTTAGCCCTAATAGGTGCCATTGTCGCGTTAATCAGTTTATCGCGTGTTCAGGATAAGCAAATAGCCAAACTTGTCGGTCAAGCTTAAACTCGAACCCTTATCGATAAATGCCCTCGAAGCTTCCATTCGAGGGGATTTTTTATTCCTCAAGTTGTCATCTTTTGCTGTTAGTTTTTTGTTTAAACTTTCGATTGAGTATCTTATAGACTAAGGTGCTGTTCCGACTGAATAGGATTAAGTTCTAGGATTAATCACTGCCTAATGGTGAATTCTTGGTCTGTTAGTCGAACTGACTATATAAAAAGAGTGATTATTTAGTACATTTGGGTGATGGCATTCATGCGGTAACTAGTCAGAATGGGCTATGTTAATTAATTGTACTTTGTGTACATTTGCCCTCTTCAGTTCAGCATTAGGTTATAAAAACTAAATACTTTTCAGGGAGAAGAGTAAAGTGAATACTATCAACGAGTTAGTTTTTCTGCATCAAGTGGCTGCGCCTTGCCATTTAGCGATACTCGCAGAATCTATCGGATTAAAAACACGGATTGTTAAACAGGCTTCCGAGCTAAATTTAGATAAAGGGCAACGCAGTTTTTGCCTTATCGCCCAAAAAGGCGCTGCCTTAGATAATAAAGGCATTCCGCTGTTGGCCTCACGTCTGGTGCCCCATGTTCCCGTCGCTTTGTATCAAGTCGAGCGTAATTCCTTAGACCAAGAGTCAGCCATGTTGCTGGGGATCCGCGGTCTGTTATTTGCGGATCAGCGGATGGATTTGATGCTAACGGGGCTGCGCAAAATGGTGGCCGATGAGCTTTGGTACGATAGAACCTTACTCAGTAAGATGTTTCGCCGGGTGGTGCAAAAGTTGGATGGGCAAAATGATATGCCCGCCGATACCGTTGCCATGTTGCAAGCGCTTACCTCAAGGGAGCGAACCATTATTCAGTTCGTCTCTAGCGGCGCGCGTAATAAGGAAATCGCCCATCGACTCTGCATCAGTGAACATACGGTGAAGGCGCATATTTCCTCTATTTTCCGTAAGACCCAGTCCCGCAATCGTGTTGAGCTATTGCGTTGGGCTCAGACCTATCAAACACATTTTGAGTTTTGCAGTTAAGCTCAAAGCTTAAGCCTTAAACGCACTAAGGTGAGTTGCGAGTGAACTGGGCGGTGATTTACGTCGGCAAGATAAGACGAGCGGCAACTCACTTTTGTGCTTTATACGCAAATAAAAACGGGAACATGATTCATGTTCCCGTTTTTATTGGGCCGCCTACAGCAGACGGCCTATCGATAGAGATTAGTACTGAACAACGGTCGCAACGTTCATATCACCGGTTTGGTTAACGCTGATGCTGTTGCTGTTGCCTGCTTGCGAACCGACAACTAAGTTGTCATTACCAGTTTGGGTGATCATTAGGCTGTTGTTATCACCACGCACACCGAATGAGTTTGATGCGAATGAAGTGCCGCTATCGCCACCCACCCAGTTACCGTTACCCGCTTGAGTGATTTGAGCTGAGTTTTCATCACCTTCGATGATTAAATCGATAAGGTTCAGATCGCCACGGTGTTGCAGTGCAGTCACATCGGCGTTGTTGTTACCCGTTACACTGATGATAGTCTCATTTTGATCACCATCTTGCTCAACATCCACTTCGTTGTCGTTACCCACTGCATCCACATAAGCGAAGTTCGTATCACCTTCTTGGCTGATTTCGATGCTGTTGTCTTCACCTGTTGCGAAGGCAACCAGCTCGTTGTTATCACCCTTAGAAGATAAGTCGAAATCGTTGTCAGTACCGTAAGCACCAAAGGTCGCGAAGTTAGCATCACCACGTTGTTTTAAGTCAACGTCGTTGCTATCGCCCCATACTTGGAACTCTGCACCGTTGCTGTCGCCACGTTGCTTGATAGTGATATCGTTGTCGTTACCTTGGATGTCGGCAACTAAAGTATCGCCTACAGTATTGCGGTTGCCGTCTTGGGCGATATCGATGCTGTTGTCATCGCCTGTGGTCATTGACAGGTAAGCAGTGTTGCTGCTGCCTTCTTGTTTCATGGTGATGTCGTTTTCGCTACCTGCTAAGGCGTAAACGAAACCAGTGTGGCTGTCACCCTTTTGATAGATATCGACGCTGTTGTCGTTACCCGCGATGCCTTTAGCCGCACCAAAGTTGTTGTTACCAATCTGTTCAACCGATACGTCGTTGTTATTGCCCACGTTAGCGGTCAGGTCGAGTGCGATTAAACCCGCTTGGTTGTTGCTACCGTATTGCTTGATGTCGCCATCGTTGTTATCGCCTTGAACGCGGAATACTGCGAGGTTAGCATCACCTTCTTGTTCTACGAAGGCGCTGTTTTCGTTGCCAGTGATTTCAACGTAGCTTTCGTTCACTTCACCTAATTGGTTCACAGAAACTAGGTTGTCGTTACCAGCTATGTCGTTGCTGCTTTGGTTGAAGAAACCATCCTGCGCTACTTCAGCTTCGTTGTTATTGCCAGTGACGTTAACTGACGCAACATGCCAATCCGTTTGTTGAGTCACAGTGACTTGGTTGGCATCACCCGTTGAGTTAACTTGCGCTTCATGCCACACACCGTCTTGCAATACGGTGGCAACTTGGTCGTTACCCGTTTGAGTAACTGCTGCAGCGTTAATTAACCCTGTTTGCGCCACTAAGGTGTCTTGACCTTGGCCAGTTTGTTCAACGCTGATGTCGTTAATCAGACTGGCAGCAAATGCTTGGCCACTTAAGCCAGTTGCAATAGCTAGCGCAATGAGTGATTTTTTCGCTTGTGATTTCATGTGACTCTCCCTGTTTAATACTGAGTTATTGAGATTGCAGCACCATCTGCAATCTGCTGGATCGAAAAATTGCCGCTTCCTAGTTGGTTCAATTGCACCAAATTGTCATTGCCAATCTGGGTGATTGAAGCCGTGTTTTGAGTGCCGACTTGCAGTAGTTGGACTTCATTGTTGGAACCAATCTGTGTCACAAGCGAAACGTTGTCGTTACCTGCTTGCGTCGCATAGGCGCTGTTATCGCTGCCCGATTGGATCACTATCGCTTGGTTTGCCGTACCTTGCTGCACTAGGTCGATAAGGTTATCGCGCCCAGAACGCTCAATGAGCGCCTGCAGGGTAATGGGCAGTTCACTGACATCCGCCGCTTGGCTGGGTGACAGACA encodes the following:
- the ygfZ gene encoding tRNA-modifying protein YgfZ; translation: MTIAVSTPTWDLDASMPPLMLANLSHLGLIKVVGEQGRSFIHGQVTTDISSLEANQWRWGAHCDPKGKMLASFRTFAIQDVLLMLMPKDTLELDLPQLQKYAVFSKATLSNASDEWTLLGVAGEQAVPFVTQHFGEITEELTLVEHGAILKDADRFILVLQPEAATALVGEHTVFDASAWQALEITAGYPNLAPSHANQYVPQMCNLQAINGISFNKGCYMGQETVARMKYRGGNKRALYILQGTTALTINLESVIEIALEDGYRKGGQIIEFVQRGNQVLLTAVLANDTQNNAKLRFADDEQSSLGIQALPYSLEEE
- the serA gene encoding phosphoglycerate dehydrogenase, whose protein sequence is MAKHSLDKDKIKILLLEGVHQSAVDVFERAGYTNIEYHKASLGDEALLESIKDAHFVGIRSRTQLTADVLKRAEKLIAIGCFCIGTNQVDLATAELLGIPVFNAPFSNTRSVAELVLGEIIMLMRGIPERNAIAHRGGWMKTAAGSYEVRGKTLGVIGYGHIGTQLGILAETLGMRVVFFDIEDKLPLGNAQQIHSMEQLLAQSDVVSLHVPETAQTKDMISAAEFAAMRKGSIFINASRGTVVDIDALTVALKERHLAGAAIDVFPVEPQSNDDEFISPLRGLDNVLLTPHVGGSTAEAQENIGIEVAGKLAKYSDNGSTVSAVNFPEVSLPMHKGISRLLHIHQNRPGVLIKINKAFSEKGINIAAQYLQTTAEIGYVVMEVDTHQAEEALVELKAIEGTLRTRVLF
- a CDS encoding DUF2238 domain-containing protein; this translates as MNNKIAWCGIYLSVLIWSAIKPADPFTWWLEALPALVAVPLLFFTRKRFPLTPLVYFLVLVHCCVLFVGAHYTYAEVPLFDTIAQWMGSERNNYDKVGHFAQGFIPAMLAREIMLRNQAVKPGAWCAFLVTCFVLAFSAFYELIEWWVAAATGEGAEAFLGTQGYVWDTQSDMFLALIGAIVALISLSRVQDKQIAKLVGQA
- a CDS encoding helix-turn-helix transcriptional regulator, coding for MNTINELVFLHQVAAPCHLAILAESIGLKTRIVKQASELNLDKGQRSFCLIAQKGAALDNKGIPLLASRLVPHVPVALYQVERNSLDQESAMLLGIRGLLFADQRMDLMLTGLRKMVADELWYDRTLLSKMFRRVVQKLDGQNDMPADTVAMLQALTSRERTIIQFVSSGARNKEIAHRLCISEHTVKAHISSIFRKTQSRNRVELLRWAQTYQTHFEFCS
- a CDS encoding curlin: MKSQAKKSLIALAIATGLSGQAFAASLINDISVEQTGQGQDTLVAQTGLINAAAVTQTGNDQVATVLQDGVWHEAQVNSTGDANQVTVTQQTDWHVASVNVTGNNNEAEVAQDGFFNQSSNDIAGNDNLVSVNQLGEVNESYVEITGNENSAFVEQEGDANLAVFRVQGDNNDGDIKQYGSNNQAGLIALDLTANVGNNNDVSVEQIGNNNFGAAKGIAGNDNSVDIYQKGDSHTGFVYALAGSENDITMKQEGSSNTAYLSMTTGDDNSIDIAQDGNRNTVGDTLVADIQGNDNDITIKQRGDSNGAEFQVWGDSNDVDLKQRGDANFATFGAYGTDNDFDLSSKGDNNELVAFATGEDNSIEISQEGDTNFAYVDAVGNDNEVDVEQDGDQNETIISVTGNNNADVTALQHRGDLNLIDLIIEGDENSAQITQAGNGNWVGGDSGTSFASNSFGVRGDNNSLMITQTGNDNLVVGSQAGNSNSISVNQTGDMNVATVVQY
- a CDS encoding curlin, coding for MPSLLTRFLVLLILLCSCLSPSQAADVSELPITLQALIERSGRDNLIDLVQQGTANQAIVIQSGSDNSAYATQAGNDNVSLVTQIGSNNEVQLLQVGTQNTASITQIGNDNLVQLNQLGSGNFSIQQIADGAAISITQY